TGCCGGATATCGACATGCTTGAGAAACATCGCCGTGAGATGACCCGCCTCGCCAGCACGCCGGGTGAGCTGTACTGGCCGTCATTGAGGCAACAATTGCAGGCGTTACTGGACAAGGTAAATGCCGTGGACGTAGCTGCCACGGAGTTGATCATCGGCATCGGCGCAGGCCTGGGCAAGATCGACATTGCCCCTTATCAGCAAGCCATTCTCTTGCTGGACAAGCCCGAGAGGACTGCCGAGGAAAGTGCGGCTTGCCTGCAATACCAGGAGGAAGTCGCCAATCTGCTGCTGGACGCGTCTGCTTTGGTCAGGACCTACCTCAGCACCCTGGACGCGAGCCTTTTGTCCCTTGAGACGTCGCCCATCGATGATGTTTTCGCGCCGATAGCAGAGTTGCAGACGCGACTCGAAACTTCGACGGACGCAGAAGCCCAGCGACTCCGCGATTGCCTCGACGAGTTTTGCGCGGTTCTGGACGTGGATAAATCCAGAGCCGGTTATGTGCACGAAATCAGCAAGCTGGTTTTTGCGGTGAGTTACTTTTTCGACAACGTGCTGGAAGCTAGTCCGGACGTCATCCAGCGGGCCGAAGACTTCCTGCACCATTCAGACGAACTGGTCGATTACCTTCGGGAATTGCACAGTGTCTGGAAAAGCTGAGCATCGGTTTCGTCGCCCAGTTCTGCCGCGCGGCGATGGTAATCCACGGCCAGCGCGCTGATCTGCGGGTTGGTCGACGACAACAGGACTGAACGGCTGACCCGCAGGAAATTCAGGTTGCCGTTTTCCAGGGCCAGTTGCAGCCAGCTGAGTGCTTCATCAGTCATGCCGTGATCAGCCAGCACGGCGGCATGGCTGAACTGCCCGCGAAAGTCGCCGCCCTCGGCTGAGCGGCGATACCAGTCATAGGCGGCGGGCAGGTCTTGTTGGCAGAACAGGCCATCTTCCAGATAGCGGCCCAGCAGGTTCATGGATTTGGCATGGCCCATCTGCGCGGCGCGGTGGTAACACTGCAACGCGCGTTGCTGGTTCTGCGCGACGCCGCGTCCGGTGGCCAGCAGGTTCGCCAGGTTGTAGAGGCTCCAGTCCAGACCTGCCTTGGCGGCCTTTTCATAGTGGGCGGCGGCCTTGGCAGCATCGGCGCTGCAACCCCAGCCATGCTCCAGGCAGCGGCCCAGCATGTTGCGCGCCATCACGTGACCGTTGCGCGCGGCGATCTCGAACCAGACCAGCGCCAGTTGCGGATCGCGTTCAATGCCTTTGCCATCCAGCAGAATCTGCCCCAGCAATGCCTGGGCATCGACGACGTTGTCCGCCGCCGCACCGATGATCGCCTGGGCGGCCTTGGCCGGATGGTCGGCGAGCATGGCGCGCAGTTGGTCGCCGTCGAGTTCTTCCTTGCGTTGCAGATTCCAGCTCATGGGTCAGACCTCGACCCAGCGGCGCAGCAGGTTGTGATAAGTGCCGGTCAACTGGATCAGCGACGGATGATCGGGCACGTCCTGGGTCAGCTTCTGGATCGCGTTGTCCATCTCGAACAGCAGCGTGCGCTGGCTGTCTTCGCGCACCAGGCTTTGTGTCCAGAAGAACGACGCATAACGGGCGCCACGGGTAACCGCGTTGACCTTGTGCAGGCTGGTGCCGGGATACAAGACCATGTCGCCCGCTGGCAGCTTGACGCGCTGGATGCCGTAAGTGTCCTGGATTTCCAGCTCGCCGCCGTCGTATTCATCCGGGTCACTGAAAAACAGCGTACTCGACAAATCCGTCCGCACTCGCTCGATGCTGCCTTTGGATTGGCGCACGGCATTGTCGATATGGAAATCGAAACTGCCGCCCGCGGTGTAGCAGTTCAGCAGCGGCGCAAAGACTTTGTGGGGCAGTGCTGCCGACATGAACAGCGGGTTGGCCCACAAGCGTTCGAGCATGGCGGTGCCGATTTCCAGCGCCAGCGGATGGCCTTCGGGCAGCTGCAGGTTGTGCTTGGCCTTGGCCGATTGGTAACCGGCGGTGATTTTGCCGTCGGCCCAGTCCGTCGCTTCCAGTGCCTGACGGATGCGCGCCACTTCGTCGCGGTCGAACAAGCCGGGGATGTGTAGCAGCATGGCGCAGCACCGTGTGCAGGAGAGGGAGCGAATGGTAGTGATTCTTATTGACTGTGTAAAACCCTGAACGGCGACCTACGTCAATGAAGATGAAAATTTCGTAAATTCCAAATGTAAAGAATGTAAGTTTTTCGCGAATAGTAATGTATCTCAATTGCTACAAATACTTGTTTACCCTATATTCCGCCGCCTCAACTCCTTGGGGAAGGAACCAACATGTCGCGTCAATCACCACAATCCACTGCTGTTCAGCCACGTTCACTCGCTTCGGCAGTGGGCGTTGCCATCGCTGCAATGTCGGCCGGCCATATGGCCCACGCCGCAGAAAGCACCGATGAAAAAGCCATTTCGCTGGGGGCAACCAGCATCAATGGCGAACAGGACGCGAGCTACAAGACCGAAGAATCGGCCTCCAGGAAGTACACCGCGCCACTGCGCGAGACGCCAAAAAGCGTTACGGTGATTCCACAACAAGTAATTCGCGACACCGCCGCCACCAGCCTGGCTGACGCGCTGCGCACCACGCCGGGCATCACTTTTGGTGCAGGCGAGGGCGGCAACCCGAACGCTGACCGCCCGATCATTCGTGGCTTCAACGCCGAAAGTGATGTGTTCATCGACGGCATGCGTGACGTTGCGGCGCAAAGCCGGGAAATCTTCAATATTGAATCGGTAGAAATCAGCAAAGGCCCGGGTTCGGCGTTCACTGGCGCCGGTTCCACGGGCGGCAGCCTGAACCTGATCACCAAGGGCGCTCACCTGGGCAACGCCTATAACGGCGGCTACACCTTTGGTTCCGACCAGACTCAACGCTACACCGCTGACTTGAACCAGCAGCTCACTGACACCTCGGCGTTCCGTCTGAACCTGATGAAGCACGACGCCAATGTTGCCGGTCGCGATAACGTCGACGTCAGCCGTTGGGGCGTGGCGCCATCATTTGCTTTCGGCCTGGGCACCGACACCCGCGTCAAACTCGATTACTACCACCTGGAAACTGACGACATGCCGGACTACGGCATCCCGTTGACTTCCACCACCGGTCGTAGCAAGTACATTGTCGACAAGCCAGCTCACGTCAACGAAAGCAATTTCTACGGCCTGACCGACCGCGACTATCGCAAGAGCAAGAACGACAGCGGCACGTTCCGGATCGAGCACGATCTGAACGACAACCTGACCCTGTCCAACAGCTTCCGCATGTCGCGCTCGACCCTGGACTACATCGTCACCAACCCGGATGACAGCCGTGGCAACGTCGCCAACGGCACGCTGTCGCGTTCGGCCAAGAGCCGTAATTCGACCTCCAGCGGCCTCGTCAACCAGACCGATTTGAGCGCCAGGTTCGACACCGGCTTTATCAATCACAGCCTGGTAACCGGCGTCGAGTTCTCGTATCAGGACACGCACAACCGCAATTACAGCGTGCTTAACGCGGCGGGCGGCACTATTCCGAGCATTTGCTCGGCAGCGCTGCTCCGCTCCGGCGACTGCACCAGCCTGTATAACCCGACGCCGAAAGACGCATGGAACGGCACCATCACGGACAACCTGGCCTACACCGATACCGACACCAAAACCAGCGCTGCCTATGTGTTCGATACCCTGAAGTTCAACGAGCAATGGTCGCTGAACCTCGGCCTGCGTTATGACGACTACGAGGTCAAGTCCAGCGGCTTCGCCACTGCCGGTCGCAACACCGTTGCTGGCAACTTCAAGCGCGAAAACACCAGCCAGCTGTGGAACTATCAGGTGGGCCTGGTCTTCAAGCCGCTGCCTAACGGCACCATTTACGCGGCCTGGTCGACCTCCAGCAACCCGTCCGGCGAAACCAGTGGTAACGGCGGCCTGGAAATTTCCGCGGCCAACAACGATCTTGAACCGGAAAAGAACCGTAACTACGAGTTGGGCACCAAGT
This genomic window from Pseudomonas sp. G.S.17 contains:
- a CDS encoding Fe2+-dependent dioxygenase, which produces MLLHIPGLFDRDEVARIRQALEATDWADGKITAGYQSAKAKHNLQLPEGHPLALEIGTAMLERLWANPLFMSAALPHKVFAPLLNCYTAGGSFDFHIDNAVRQSKGSIERVRTDLSSTLFFSDPDEYDGGELEIQDTYGIQRVKLPAGDMVLYPGTSLHKVNAVTRGARYASFFWTQSLVREDSQRTLLFEMDNAIQKLTQDVPDHPSLIQLTGTYHNLLRRWVEV
- a CDS encoding TonB-dependent siderophore receptor, which translates into the protein MSRQSPQSTAVQPRSLASAVGVAIAAMSAGHMAHAAESTDEKAISLGATSINGEQDASYKTEESASRKYTAPLRETPKSVTVIPQQVIRDTAATSLADALRTTPGITFGAGEGGNPNADRPIIRGFNAESDVFIDGMRDVAAQSREIFNIESVEISKGPGSAFTGAGSTGGSLNLITKGAHLGNAYNGGYTFGSDQTQRYTADLNQQLTDTSAFRLNLMKHDANVAGRDNVDVSRWGVAPSFAFGLGTDTRVKLDYYHLETDDMPDYGIPLTSTTGRSKYIVDKPAHVNESNFYGLTDRDYRKSKNDSGTFRIEHDLNDNLTLSNSFRMSRSTLDYIVTNPDDSRGNVANGTLSRSAKSRNSTSSGLVNQTDLSARFDTGFINHSLVTGVEFSYQDTHNRNYSVLNAAGGTIPSICSAALLRSGDCTSLYNPTPKDAWNGTITDNLAYTDTDTKTSAAYVFDTLKFNEQWSLNLGLRYDDYEVKSSGFATAGRNTVAGNFKRENTSQLWNYQVGLVFKPLPNGTIYAAWSTSSNPSGETSGNGGLEISAANNDLEPEKNRNYELGTKWDFFGDDLSLTAALFRTEKTNARITDPDNTTFQVLDGEQRVDGFEFTYTGKITSKWKVYGGYTYMESELVKTTLAADKGNHMPSTPRNSFNLWSTYELIPKLTIGGGATFVDSRFGNEANSVEVPSYWRYDAMASYALTKNVDLQLNVQNLTDKRYYDQVFTTHYAHMAAGRTALMSANFHF
- a CDS encoding tetratricopeptide repeat protein, with product MSWNLQRKEELDGDQLRAMLADHPAKAAQAIIGAAADNVVDAQALLGQILLDGKGIERDPQLALVWFEIAARNGHVMARNMLGRCLEHGWGCSADAAKAAAHYEKAAKAGLDWSLYNLANLLATGRGVAQNQQRALQCYHRAAQMGHAKSMNLLGRYLEDGLFCQQDLPAAYDWYRRSAEGGDFRGQFSHAAVLADHGMTDEALSWLQLALENGNLNFLRVSRSVLLSSTNPQISALAVDYHRRAAELGDETDAQLFQTLCNSRR